The following is a genomic window from Microcoleus sp. FACHB-672.
GATATCGCCGCCACCTCTAATCTTGGCCCTCAGTTCACCGGCACCGTGGAAATTAATACCCCCAATGTTGACCCCGCTTCTGGGTTAATCGAGCTGCCGGCACGCCCAACCGATCCGGCTCAAATATCTGCCGGTTGCGCCAAACAAGGTAACAGTTTCACGATTACCGGACGCGGTGGTTTACCTTCCGAGCCAACTCAAACCCTTGCCGGCACAGCAGTCTGGCGAGATCTGCGCCCGGTGGGAGAGTTCGCAAGAGGTGAAACGCGGGAGCAAGCCAGCATCACAAATGCCCCAGTCTCCAACCCCCCATCCCCACTGGTTGAAGCGACTGGATGGACAGTCAATGCCAAAGGACACGTTGAACTGGTGGCAAAAGCTCCGAATGTGACTCTTTCAAGTTCTTGGAATCAGGCGGCTAACTGCAATGATTAAGCGAATAATAGGCAAATTCTGGAAACGTTTGACATCGATTCCTGCCAGTATTGGGTTAGGATTACTCACTTTCTTTGTGGTGACAGCCGTGTTGCCGAGTATCGCCGCACAGCCTTTGGATTCTAAATTTTCGAGTTTAGAGTTTCCATTAGGATCTAATAGTCGTGAACAAGTACAGATTTTTGCGGCTCAAGGGGATGCCGGCATCTCACCAAATACGCAATCAATAAACTTTCTTGAAGAAGGCAGAAACCTTTACGACTCGGGACGCTTTTCTGAAGCGGCTGCTGTCTGGGAAGAGTCCGTTAAAAATTATGAAAATCAGGGTGATGGGCTTAATCAAGCGGTCAGTTTAAACTATTTATCAATTGCTTATCAAGAACTAGGACAATGGGAGCCGGCGCAAACAGCAATTACCCAAAGTCTTAACTTACTTAATGGCAATAAACAAAGGGCGAAAGGTCATACACAAGTTCTTGCCCAAGCCCTCAATACACAAGGAAGTTTACTACTAGCCACCGGCCAAACTGAAGCCGCTCTAGAGAGTTGGAAACAGGCAGAAAAAGCCTATACAGAAATTGGAGATCGCGTCGGCATTCTAGGCAGCCAAATTAACCAAGCCCAAGCCCTGCAAACCCTCGGACTGTACCGGCGAGCGCAAACCACCTTAGAGCGAATCAGCCAACAACTGCAAGCCGAACCCGATTCCTCAATCAAAATAACAGGATTGCGGAGTTTGGGCGACACCTTGCAAGTTGTGGGAGATGTCGGCAAATCTCAAGAAGTCCTCGCGCAAAGTTTAGCCATTGCCCAACAGCTCGATTCCCCAACTGAGATCAGTTCCACCCTCTTGAGTCTGGGAAATAGTTATAGAGCTTTGCAACAGACTGATAAAGCCATAGAAAGTTATCAAGAAGCAACTGAAAATGCTCCAAATTCCCTCACGAAAGTAGAAGCTCAACTCAATCTATTAAGCCTACTCCTAGAAACCAAAAAATGGGCAGATGCTCAATCCTTGTTACCCCAGATTGAATCACAACTGAGCAATATACTCCCTAGCCGAGCCGGTGTTTACGCTCAAGTTAATTTCGCTGAAAGTTTAATGAAATGGGACACCGGCTCAGGTAACCCGAACCCAAACAATGCCACATCCCCAATCCTTAATGCCCAACAAATCGCTAAAACTCTAGCAAAAGCTGTGGAGCAGGCGAAAATGCTGGGAGACTCGAAAGCGGAATCTTACGCCCTCGGTCAACTCGGACATTTATATGAAGGTTCCACACAGTGGAAAGAGGCTAGAAGCTTGACAGAGCAAGCCCTCGTGCTGGCGCAAGCGAGTAGTGCTGATTATATTGTGGCTCGTTGGCAAGGACAGCTAGGCCGTATTTTGAAACAGGAAGGCGATACTTTTGGTGCGATCTCCGCTTATACAGAAGCTGTTAATACGCTGCAATCTCTTCGCAGTGACTTAGCCGCGATTAATCCTGATATTCAGTTTTCTTTTAATGAGAGTGTTGAACCTGTTTACCGGCAGTTAGTGAGTTTGCTGTTGCAATCTAATCCAAGTCAGCAAAATCTCCAGAAAGCTCGTGAAGTGATTGAAGCCTTGCAAGTGGCAGAATTGGATAACTTTTTCCGGGAAGCTTGTTTGGATATCAATCGTCAGCAAATCGATCAACTTGATCCAGCTGCTGCGGTTATTTACCCAATTATTTTGCCTGATCGCTTAGAAGTGATCCTGTCACTACCGGGAAAACCTTTAAGCCATTACACGACGGTTTTACCTCAAAATGAAGTAGAAACTATTTTGGGGCAGTTTCTGGAATCTTTAAATCCATTTTTTGCCAATCAAGATCGGTTACGCCTTTCTCAACAAGTTTATAGTTGGCTGATTGAGCCGACAGAAAAGCAGTTAGCCCAAAGTGAAATTAAAACCCTAGTCTTTGTGCTCGATGGAGTTTTGCGGAATTTGCCAATGGCGGCACTCTCCGATGGAAAGCAGTATCTTGTGGAAAAATATAGTGTTGCCCTAGCGCCTGGACTGCAACTGCTAGCCACACAGTCTTTGCAAAAAGAGAAAATTAAGGTTTTAACCGCCGGCTTGTCTGAGGCGCGTCAAGGTTTTTCAGCCCTGCCGGGAGTACAGATGGAAGTGCAGCAGATTTCGTCTGAGGTGCCGGCAAAGATTTTTTTAAATCAAGAGTTTACTGTCGCCAACTTGCAAAAACAGCTGACTGCAAAGAATTATCCGGTTGTTCACTTAGCGACTCATGGGCAGTTTAGCTCTAACTCAGACGAGACTTTTATTCTGACTTGGAATGAGAAAATCAAAGTAAAAGAGTTTGAAAGCTTGCTGCGATCCAGAGAACAACAAGAAAACGTCCCCATCGAATTGCTGATCTTGAGTGCGTGTCAAACGGCTGCCGGTGATAAACGGGCGGCGTTGGGGTTGGCAGGAGTGGCTGTGCGATCAGGGGCCGGCAGTACCCTAGCCACCCTGTGGTCAGTCAAAGACCAATCTACTGCCGAACTGATGAGTGAGTTTTACCGAAAAATCACCCAATCTGGTGTATCCAAAGCTGAAGCTTTGCGTCAAGCTCAACTCAGTCTGCTGAAGAACCCTGGATCTGAACATCCTTTTTACTGGGCACCTTTTATTCTGGTCGGGAATTGGCGCTAAGATCATTCGCCAAATATCTAAATTAATTCTTCAGGGAGATTGACAATCTTAAAATAAATCAGTATTGGGCGAACTATTTCCGAATACTCACCAATCTGGTGTATCCAAAGCTGAAGCTCTGCGTTAAGCGCAGCTTACTTTGTAGAAAAAACTGAGTCTAAGCCTTCTTTTTACTGGTCACCTTTTGTTTTAATCGGGAATTAGCGCTAAAATCATTCAATAAATCTTTAAATTATTTCTCGAGTAAGATTTACAATATTATGAAAGGGTGCTAATAAAGTCGGCTTAAATAAAAAACCCTAAGAGGTAACACCATGAAGTTTAAACAAAAGAAACCTTTACCCATCGCGATCTTATCCACCGGCGTATTCCTGGCAATGGCTACCATACTTGGGCTGCAACCATCGGCTAAAGCGCAACAACAG
Proteins encoded in this region:
- a CDS encoding CHAT domain-containing protein — its product is MIKRIIGKFWKRLTSIPASIGLGLLTFFVVTAVLPSIAAQPLDSKFSSLEFPLGSNSREQVQIFAAQGDAGISPNTQSINFLEEGRNLYDSGRFSEAAAVWEESVKNYENQGDGLNQAVSLNYLSIAYQELGQWEPAQTAITQSLNLLNGNKQRAKGHTQVLAQALNTQGSLLLATGQTEAALESWKQAEKAYTEIGDRVGILGSQINQAQALQTLGLYRRAQTTLERISQQLQAEPDSSIKITGLRSLGDTLQVVGDVGKSQEVLAQSLAIAQQLDSPTEISSTLLSLGNSYRALQQTDKAIESYQEATENAPNSLTKVEAQLNLLSLLLETKKWADAQSLLPQIESQLSNILPSRAGVYAQVNFAESLMKWDTGSGNPNPNNATSPILNAQQIAKTLAKAVEQAKMLGDSKAESYALGQLGHLYEGSTQWKEARSLTEQALVLAQASSADYIVARWQGQLGRILKQEGDTFGAISAYTEAVNTLQSLRSDLAAINPDIQFSFNESVEPVYRQLVSLLLQSNPSQQNLQKAREVIEALQVAELDNFFREACLDINRQQIDQLDPAAAVIYPIILPDRLEVILSLPGKPLSHYTTVLPQNEVETILGQFLESLNPFFANQDRLRLSQQVYSWLIEPTEKQLAQSEIKTLVFVLDGVLRNLPMAALSDGKQYLVEKYSVALAPGLQLLATQSLQKEKIKVLTAGLSEARQGFSALPGVQMEVQQISSEVPAKIFLNQEFTVANLQKQLTAKNYPVVHLATHGQFSSNSDETFILTWNEKIKVKEFESLLRSREQQENVPIELLILSACQTAAGDKRAALGLAGVAVRSGAGSTLATLWSVKDQSTAELMSEFYRKITQSGVSKAEALRQAQLSLLKNPGSEHPFYWAPFILVGNWR